The genomic segment TCCAATAAAGGTCTGTGCGGTAAACTCTCGAACTCCAGTCTGTTAATAAGCGACTGCACTGTTCATTGACCAGGTCTGGGCACCACAAGTAaacaaaaggatttatttggaaTTTTCCAAGTTTGCCAGAAGTGGCATTTGCCAAGCCTTAGGCCCACCCTCTTTAAGACCAACTGCAAAAGGTAACAGTAATCCCCCAGCTTccaccttctccttcctctccagcacGCACACTCCCCCTGCTTTAGCTGGATTAGAGAACTGGCACATTCCCTCCCTCTGGGAGACTCCACCTCCCCCTGCCCAAGCAGCTGGGGGTGGGCAGCCCCAGGCATCCCAGGAGATGATGGCGGCTGCAGCCGCTTGCATagatcaagaaaagaaaataaggaaggagGCACCAAGTAGGGCTCCCTGAAAACCCCAGTTACCTCTGTACAAAAAAAGTGGCTCCCACATAGAAAAACTTGCTCCCCAAATAGTGCAAATACCCCACGAAAAGGACAAACCAGCAGCAAGGCTGGGCTTGTAGGAATGGCAAAGAACTTTGGTTGAGAAAGGCCAGGAAGAGTCTGGGCTGCGCCTCCTCTTCCTTGCCCAGCTCCCCAAAGCCAGCTGACACTGGCCCTAGGGTGAAGCCTGTAAACATGCAAACCCAGCAGCCTTTGGTTCAGAAATGTCTGTTACAAAGTTAAAGCACAACTTCCAGCAGTCCACGGGCCTGCCTGCAGGGGGCTGGCGACATCTTAGGGACCCAATTAAAGCCAATGCTAAAAGGTAAGTAGTAATAAGGCTTTGGGACCAAGCAATGAGGGGTGCTAACACTACATTTATGAAACTCTAGCTGGGGAGTAAAGGGTGGCAGGAGACACACCTCACTCCACCCTACATGTCTGCAGCCCCAGCCCGCCAAAACCAAGAGGACAGTCTCCTGCAGGTTCCGGGGCTGGgcacaaaggaaggaagcaatCCCTGAGCAGTTAGGTCAGGCGAATTCCCAGCACCTGTTCCAGTTCCTGCCTTCGCTGCTGCACCTGGAGAAGAGAAAGCATGGTTCAGGCTTCAGCTTCTCAGAAAAAGGAAGCTAAAACGGCAGAGCCTCACCTTGGCAAAGATGTGCCTCCCAACTGCTTCCTGAGCCCAGGGCTGGTGGTAGAAAGCAGCTCGTCTCTCCTCCTCGGGATTCCCAATCACATCCGTGATGATCTATAAAGAGTAAGGTATGGCATAATTCCCACCCCTGAGCCAGTCTGCTTGCTCTGGGACTGGAATAGTGCTTGGGGTAAATATGTCACCCAGTGTGTTAGTTGGACCACCTTAAAAAAAAGAGGACTATACCTTGAGGTCTCGGCGCTGGGAACGGAGCCACTCCTGGATGAAGTCCTGGGGGTCAGTGCTAAAGCTAAGCATGAAATCCCTCTGGGTCTTCAGCTGGTTGATGGACTCAATAGTCTCATGGATCTGCAGAAGGGGTGCAAGTATCAAATGTACtccagccctggagtctgttcttAGATCTATGTCCAGAGGTCCTATCCTCAGTGTGCTGTGTGGAAATGACAGATCAGCTCACCCCCACTCTGGCCTCAGCGGCTGTGGAGACAAAGGACTTACTTTGACATCAAGAGAGGCAATCTCCTGCTGGTTGGtggtagaggccagaaaattgcTCATCTGGGCCTTGAGTGGGTCATCCACCTCCACGTCAATGTCGTAGCAGGCTGTCTTCTTCTGGTCGTTGGGATCCACGCTGCAGGCAGCACAGGAAAGGCAGTAGAAACATGGCTATGTACATCCCAACCACCACCAAGCCTATTCTATGAGCAGAGTTTCAGGGTGAATTCTGTTTCCAAAGAGCCATCCCATTTCGCTTCCTTCCGTTTACCTAATGACGTGATTGATAACAATGGGGTCTGGATGCTGCAACAATCCAGCCAGCTTCATGGGAATCTCAGAGAAACGGAGTCGGCCACAGCTGAAGATCTGGAAAGAGCATCAAAGGCCTGGTGATGCCTGAGGGCACGGGGGAGTAGACTCCACCAGGACCAGTAGACAGCAGTCCAAAGACTGAGTAAGCACTTGCCCACTAGGGTTCCAAAGTGGATGCCAGGGAtgaagagaacaggaagggagCAGCAGCTGACCTGGCGGAAGTAACGATTGCAGTTGATGTACTCCCGCTCGTGCCCATCCTGCAGCTGGTTGTGTTTGATGTAAAGCCACAGTGCCTGCATGATGGCGGCCCTCGTCTGTGTGTGCACTCCCAGCAGCCTCGCCAGTCGGGGGTCCAGTTTATACTGAGGAGGCTGGGAATGGACAGAGGAGTAAAGAAAGACTCCTGTgcagagacagaagaggaaggaggcagagcagtggctctcaaccttcctaatgctgtggccctctAACACAACTcctcaccataaaattattgttgttgctacGTCATACtgaaattttgctacttttatgaagtctaatgtaaatatctgtgttttctgatggtcttaggcaacccgtGTGAAAAGATCATTCAATACCCCAAGTTGAGAACCGCTGAGTTAGAGGAACCTGCTCCCCTTCCCTGCATGAATCCCTGGGCATCTGTCACCTGATGATCCAGCATGAGCAGGAGGGTGCACTTGACATTGAGATCTCCTGGTCGTTTCACTTGAAAGCCATCTGTTTCTTGGGTGGTGGGCATCCGATGCCACTGTCCGAGAAGAGAGGAGCAGAGTTTACCACTAACAGAGAGGCTATAGCACTCAACCAGCACACTGAGTTTATGCTCTGTATCCCCTGGCAGCCCGTCCCTCCCAGGCTCTATCTAGCATTCTCACCTCCACCAGGTGGTTGTCGGGCCCATACAGTTCCTTGTCCAGCTCAATGACAAGGCTCTTAAAGAAAGATGAAAACTTCCTCTTCTGTTTGCTAGGCTGGGAATGGAAAGAGCTATAAGATGGGTGTGATGCTGAATTCATTaatcaaaagagaagaaacaactCAATCCTGGAGCTCAAGGTACAGTCTTGGGCCCTGAAGTAGCATTCAAAGTTTTGGCAAACTGGCAGGAAAAGGGCTCCCCATTAACCCCACTGCCAACCAGTGAGTGAGTAAATCCAAGACACTCAACTGCCATCTAGAGGAAAAGTGTAATAACTGCAGATGTTCGTCCTCAAGCTGTGCTGGAGCACTTGCCTACCCCCAGCATAGAAACAACCCTCTCCCCCGCAACTCTAACCTCTAACTGGATAAGGATGTACCCTTTCCCTATGCTAGGACTTCTTAAAGAGTACTCATGTCTGTCCAGTCTACATTCACACACGCCTTCTCCCCTCCAACACCTCCTACCCCAACTCACATCATCCAGAAGTTTTCCCTCCACTCGAAGTTCCCAGGAAGCCACCTTGTCTGCCGCTGGGGTTCCCCCGGGGGTCCCTGCAGTTCCTGCATTGTCACCATCTGTCTTGCTGGGGCTGAATGTATTGGAAATATAGATCCGAAGTTTGCGCTTTTGCTGAAGAGGAAGAACAATGAGCTAGAGGTGGACAGATGTGCTGGCAGCCCTGACTATCTTCTTAGAAGTCATAACCCTTGGAGTTAGTAGTGGTGCTAGCCTTCAAGAAACTCAATGGACAGTGCCAACACCACAGCTGCACACAACATGATACCAGGCAGATCAGAAGCCTTTGGAGCCAAGGGCAAGGCTTAATACAGCAATATATGAGGTTAGCATGTGAGGCTGTAGGTTCTAaacccccacccaccctcatTTAAACACCCACTACAGTCCTTCAATACCTTGGTCTCCTAGAAAGCCTCTACATTCAGGGGACTGCTCTAGATAATTaaagaacaaagaaggaaagagaagaaagcttCTTTAGGGTTGGGTTGTTAAAAGGTAACTACTCTGTCACCTCTCTGCTACCTCTCAAATGTCTGACCATGAGCTGTGAGACTGACATTCTGAATCATcagaagccacatatacacacacagttgaAACAGAATGTTCATGCAATGCTTCTGCTACTACAGTAAGTACTTCACTACTgagaattatttttctatttgctGGTGTTCtctatttaaaacacagtaaacTGGGTATGCACAATCATAAATGCTTGTGATCTCAGAGCACTCAGAAGtcaaaggcaggaggactgagttcGTGGCCATAGCAAGATACCATTTCGAAGCATGCTAAGCTGAGTTGTGTTCTACTAGTGGACTGCTCCCTGCTGTGACAAGTATTGCCTAAGCCCATGAGCCCTGCTTATCCCTGGAAGACAGTGCTAGGGAAGAAGAACAGAGTTTGGGAAGACTCAGGGTAGCATGTACCGTCAGAGGCTTTTTGATAGCCTCTTGGATCTCCATCCGCTTGCGAGCGATGGTCTGGTCCAGCTTCCTCTCAAAAGCTAAGAGATCCATGTATGCCTGAGACTCTGGGACAAGCTCCCGGATCTGCAGATTGAGAAATCCGATGGCTCGCTTCACCAGCTCTAGTTCTaccatcctccctcccttcccactccAGGACCGGGGACGATGGCCCCCATCCTGGTTAGCCAGAACTGGGCAGGCCTCCTAACACTCACTCGCTGAGGTAGGACCTTATCTGCCATCTTCCTCCTCTTTAACCTAGTAGGAAAACAGAAACCCATCTAAGAGGTTAACAGTCCAAACTCCCCATCTTCAAAACCCTCTCCCAAATTGCCAAGAGTCTCCTTGGGGTCAAGGTCGAGGGAAACTGTTAACACCAGAGATGAGCTAGGCAAAGTATGAAAAAGTCTTACCCTCGGCGCTGGGCAGGCATGGGGGGCTGGGCCTGAGGCACAAGCAGGCGTTTTCGGAATGGATCCATCATAGTAGGTGGCATGCCAGGTCGAAGCGGAGCAGCTGCGCCAAATGGGGAGCCAGCTGGAGGTCCCACCTGCAAGCCAGCCATGGGCATCCTGCTTCCTGGTGACATGCCAGGTCGCTGGGTAAAGTGGAATAATGGAGGCGCACAGGTCAGTGGCAGAGCCCTACGAGGTCCATAGCCCATACCCTCCATCTCTCTCGCACATGGGGAGACCTGCTGGAGACCAGGAACAAAGGGGAACAGGCGCCTGAGCCCAGCGTGTAAGCCACACCTGCCCCGCCCCTGCAACCGCCCTGGCAGCCGTGCCAACAAATGAGGCAGCCAGAGTCCATGGGTGGGAGGGGAGCACCGTTTGCAGAAAGAAGGGCCTGGGGAACGTTTCAGGACTTATCCCCACCTCTCCAGCTTCACTATGCTATGTCCTGCTCCCTTGGATGAGCCCGCCTGGAGTTATTTATAGTTTAGAAACCCCACTATGtactccctcttcctttccccatccttGAGGAaaaacactgcttgggtgaccaggGACAAGGCATAGCAACCCAGGGGAGTACAGGGGGGTGTAAACAGTCTGATGGGGCATGCCCAGTGGCTTGCCTGGTGGGCATGTCGGTGGGATGGCAAGCCATTAGGCAGCAGCACCCCAGGTGAGCAAATACAATAGGATGCCTTGGCCATGTCACGACTTGTGGAGATGGCCTCAGGAGAGTACAGACACCATCTGGTCACCAGATGGCCTCTACCACAACCCggacctgccccccacccccacgcgCCTGCCTGCCCTCCTCTCTCACACGCTTCCCTATGCCATGCCCTACCTTTATGTCAAAAGACCCCCAAAAAGGGAGTTATGGTTCTTGGGTGGCCTGTGGGAATGAGAGCAGCAGACATCTGGACCATGGTGCCCATGGTCTAGGCACCACCTGGCAGCCATGCTGCTGGTTCAACTTAACCCTAGCCATCCCAAGCTGCAGAATAAGACTGTCCTGGGATGCAAGGAGTAGAATAAAGGGTCAACAGCAACAATCTGGGTGACATAAGTAGTTTCTTGGTTTCTCATCCAAGACCCAGTCCTCCAACATTTCTGGgagccctccacctcccagctCCATTCCCATGGCTGCTGCCTGAAAGGCCTGTTTGGCAGCTCTGCCTCGCACACACTGTCCCTGGCAGCTTCACAGGGCTGGCCCCAGGGCCCAGGTTATGCAATCAGTCAGTACAACCAGAcaaccaggccagcctgggtggagATTCACACCAAGTTAAAggaccccccacccacccccacccccatgcccaaGCATCCTGGAGACCAGTCTCTGCAATTTCTTTATCCAGCACCAAACCCATGTTCCCAACAACAGAGGGTCAGATTCATGACCATTAGCAGAGAGGCAGGGAAAGAAACATGACCCAGAGACAAGGGGAAGGCACAGGAGCCGGGTGACAGGGAAGCATGTGGCAATTGAGGAGTTAAAAGTCGGAGATCCTGGGACCTCGGGAGTCCTGCCACAAGTCTCCTCATCAGGAAGAAATTCATCAAAGCTGTTGAAAAGCAAAAAGCAGCCTGTTTCTCTGTCCCAATAAGCCAGAGCCAGaaattatggggggggggggacggacgaCTGGGGTGGCCACAGCTGTAAGACCCCCACCATCATCCAAGACTTGAGGTTTTTAGGGTAACTGCAGATATAAGCTGGGGTACTCCAGTCCCCCAAGGAGCCCTCCACTGAAGTTCATAAAGCCTGTAGTACTGGGGAGTCCTCCGGGAAATCCCAGGATGAGGCAGCCCAGACAGGCCTGGAATAGGCTCCACCCAGACATCTGCTCCAGACTTCTGGGGCTCGGGCTCCAGGCCCCCAGCTCACCCAGGGCCTCAGGGGAAGGCTGCTCACAATTCAAGTCCTAGTTCCCCCTTGCCAAGCTCCACACCTGGGCTTTGAAGAGCCAGTAACTCCTCCTACTTAAAAACTCAGGGTTAGAAGACAAAGTCACATCCATAGATTCTCAGCCTCTCTGCCTGTCTGCCCCACCACAGGGGTAGGTGTGCCTGGTTCAGCCCCCTGGGCCCCCGAATACAGTAACTTCTACTTGGCCCAACACCCCACATTCTTGGCTTGATTCTATAACCACCAAGGAGACAATGGCAGAGGCTAGACCTCATTCTGCCATTTCTGGGTTAGGGTTCAAGTAAGTGTGCTCTGCTCTGACCCAAAGCCTGCAGCCCTGATCCTCCTGGTGGCTGCCTGGGCCTAAGAGCTTCATTTGGAGAACATACCCTGACCCTATGAACGAAAGTATTTTAAACTCTGAGCTGAGTGAACCCAGCAATAATGCAaagtaggtgttttgttttgtttttgactgtGGTGTGTTAAGCTCTTCGGCTGACTGTGCTCCAAAACTAGAATAACCCTCTAGAGATAGCTGGGCCATTACTTTTATTTCAACAAGCTCCCTAATATGCCCGGCTTGAGCATGCAAATCCTTGCTCTTCCTGCTCACTCCCAAGAGCTCTAACCAGGAGGAATCCCTTTGTCCTCAGACCCCAAGCTCTTTTGGACATGAAAAGAAGCAGAATCTCCTTCAAACTCACCCAGTGTTAACCGGGttctccttccccactctccCCCCCTTCCCCGagagaacagaggaggaggaagaaatggagaaaaagaagatgGTGATGGCAACCTGGTTGGTATGGGATGCCCAGACTCAAGGCCATCTTCTTTCTCACACCTCGTAGCCACAGCTATTCATCTGGCCAGCTTAGCCTCAGCACAGGCCCAAGGCCACTCTACAAAATATGGAGGAATGCATCTTCCCATCCTCACAGGGGCTTTCCCAAGGGCACATTTTCTATCAGACTCATGCCAAAGAAACTGGTATACAgtcgggacagccaggactacatagagagggGGGggaaaaggcagacagatctccccCGTGCCTATAGGAAGCTTCCAGATCAGTCCTAAGCAAGCAGGGCCAAGGGCTAGAATAACGGATGTAGGGACTCATCAGTGATACACTGGGCC from the Peromyscus eremicus chromosome 8a, PerEre_H2_v1, whole genome shotgun sequence genome contains:
- the Smarcd2 gene encoding SWI/SNF-related matrix-associated actin-dependent regulator of chromatin subfamily D member 2, whose translation is MSGRGAGGFPLPPLSPGGGAVAAALGAPPPPAGPGMLPNPALRGPGPSGGMGVPGAAAFRPMGPAGPAAQYQRPGMSPGSRMPMAGLQVGPPAGSPFGAAAPLRPGMPPTMMDPFRKRLLVPQAQPPMPAQRRGLKRRKMADKVLPQRIRELVPESQAYMDLLAFERKLDQTIARKRMEIQEAIKKPLTQKRKLRIYISNTFSPSKTDGDNAGTAGTPGGTPAADKVASWELRVEGKLLDDPSKQKRKFSSFFKSLVIELDKELYGPDNHLVEWHRMPTTQETDGFQVKRPGDLNVKCTLLLMLDHQPPQYKLDPRLARLLGVHTQTRAAIMQALWLYIKHNQLQDGHEREYINCNRYFRQIFSCGRLRFSEIPMKLAGLLQHPDPIVINHVISVDPNDQKKTACYDIDVEVDDPLKAQMSNFLASTTNQQEIASLDVKIHETIESINQLKTQRDFMLSFSTDPQDFIQEWLRSQRRDLKIITDVIGNPEEERRAAFYHQPWAQEAVGRHIFAKVQQRRQELEQVLGIRLT